Proteins encoded together in one Camelina sativa cultivar DH55 chromosome 9, Cs, whole genome shotgun sequence window:
- the LOC104711015 gene encoding dof zinc finger protein DOF3.2-like gives MDYSSMHQNVVGVSSCSSQDYQNQKKPSPATRPAPPEQSLRCPRCDSTNTKFCYYNNYSLSQPRYFCKSCRRYWTKGGILRNIPIGGAYRKHKRSTSATKSLRTTPEPTTTHDGRTFSTASFGGYNNNINNEQMDLGLAFALLNKQPLGVSSHLGFGSSQSPMGMDGVFGTTSHQMHNGGYAFGNSGGGMEQMVTSDPNKVLWGFPWQMSMGGGGGNGHVEQNDSGREVWSNTVNYINTGALL, from the exons ATGGATTACTCTTCGATGCATCAG aatgtgGTGGGAGTATCTTCTTGTTCATCACAAGATTATCAGAACCAGAAGAAACCATCTCCGGCGACTAGGCCAGCTCCACCAGAGCAATCACTGAGATGCCCTCGTTGTGACTCCACCAACACTAAGTTCTGCTACTACAACAACTACAGTCTCTCTCAGCCTCGGTACTTCTGCAAATCTTGTCGGAGATATTGGACCAAAGGCGGGATCTTAAGAAACATCCCAATCGGTGGTGCTTACAGGAAACACAAACGCTCCACTTCCGCAACCAAAAGCCTCAGAACAACCCCTGAACCGACGACGACCCACGACGGCAGAACATTCTCGACGGCGAGTTTCGGCGGTTATAACAATAACATTAACAATGAACAGATGGATCTTGGGTTAGCATTTGCCTTGCTGAACAAGCAACCTCTAGGGGTTTCTTCACATCTAGGGTTCGGAAGCTCTCAGTCCCCAATGGGCATGGATGGCGTGTTTGGGACCACAAGCCACCAGATGCATAACGGAGGTTATGCGTTTGGGAATAGTGGAGGCGGAATGGAGCAGATGGTGACAAGTGATCCCAACAAAGTCTTGTGGGGATTCCCCTGGCAGATGAGTATGGGAGGAGGAGGGGGAAATGGTCATGTTGAACAGAATGATTCAGGAAGAGAGGTTTGGAGCAATACTGTCAACTACATTAATACTGGTGCTTTATTGTAG
- the LOC104711016 gene encoding DDB1- and CUL4-associated factor 8-like codes for MARRRNTEIGDSFTELFNREIGFFHSSSISRRISASEGIVKKLDLYGKLNGHEGCVNALDFSSTGEVLVSGSDDRQIILWNWLSGSKTLSYPSGHCENVFQTKFIPFTDDRTIITSGADRQVRLGQILENGKVETKRLGRHHGRVYKLAVLPGDPNVFYSCGEDGFVQHFDIRSNSASMVLYSSPFTQGCRRHHSSSRIRLNSIAIDPRNSFYIAVGGSDEYARVYDTRRVQLAPVCRHILPDPPVNIFCPRHLRETNSVHITGLAYSKAGELLVSYNDELIYLFEKNMGYGFSPVSISPEKLQEMEEPQVYTGHRNAQTVKGVNFFGPNDEYVTSGSDCGHIFIWKKKGGKLVRAMLGDRRVVNHLESHPHIPFLASCGIEKSVKLWTPMSNNVLSLPEKMEKVMESNRVGREDQSRVTLTPDVIMHVLRLQRRQTSAFTERRYVSADIDSDDGNEAQLIASLVANEDESSERECIVS; via the exons ATGGCGAGACGTCGAAACACAGAGATCGGTGATAGCTTCACGGAGTTATTCAACAGAGAGATTGGTTTTTTTCATTCGAGCTCCATCTCTCGTCGTATCTCTGCTTCTGAg GGGATAGTGAAGAAACTCGATCTTTACGGGAAGTTAAATGGGCATGAGGGTTGTGTCAATGCCTTAGATTTTAGTTCCACTGGCGAAGTTCTTGTTTCGGGTTCTGATGATAGACAGATCATTCTTTGGAACTGGTTGAGTGGAAGCAAGACATTGTCGTATCCCTCTGGCCACTGTGAAAATGTGTTTCAGACTAAGTTCATACCTTTTACAGATGACAGGACTATCATAACATCTGGTGCTGATAGACAA GTAAGACTTGGTCAGATCCTAGAAAATGGCAAAGTGGAGACTAAAAGGCTAGGGAGGCACCACGGTCGCGTGTACAAGCTTGCTGTTTTGCCTGGAGATCCCAATGTATTCTATAGCTGTGGTGAAGATGGTTTTGTTCAACAT TTTGATATACGTAGCAACAGTGCCAGTATGGTTTTGTATTCCTCTCCGTTCACGCAAGGCTGCAGGAGACATCACTCTAGCAGTAGGATCAGATTGAATTCTATTGCGATAGATCCGAGGAACTCATTTTATATTGCGGTTGGGGGTTCCGATGAATACGCACGAGTCTACGACACTAGAAGAGTACAGTTAGCTCCAGTATGTCGCCACATCTTACCAGACCCACCTGTGAACATTTTCTGTCCCCGTCATCTTCGGGAAACCAACAGTGTTCATATCACGGGATTGGCATATTCCAAAGCTGGAGAGCTACTGGTCTCTTACAACGACGAGCTCATTTATCTCTTTGAGAAAAACATGGGTTATGGTTTTTCTCCTGTTTCTATCTCTCCAGAGAAACTGCAAGAAATGGAAGAACCACAGGTGTATACAGGACACCGCAATGCACAAACAGTTAAAGGAGTGAACTTTTTCGGTCCAAATGATGAATATGTGACGAGTGGTTCAGACTGCGGTCACATCTTTATATGGAAGAAGAAAGGGGGTAAGCTTGTGCGGGCTATGTTGGGTGATAGACGAGTAGTGAATCATCTCGAGTCTCACCCACACATACCGTTTCTTGCATCCTGTGGGATTGAAAAGAGTGTTAAGCTCTGGACGCCAATGTCAAACAATGTTCTTTCTCTCCCTGAAAAGATGGAAAAG GTGATGGAATCGAACCGAGTGGGAAGAGAAGACCAGTCGAGGGTGACACTGACTCCTGATGTAATTATGCACGTTCTCCGGCTACAGAGACGTCAGACGTCAGCGTTTACAGAGAGAAGATACGTTTCAGCTGACATTGACAGTGATGATGGAAATGAAGCTCAACTGATCGCAAGCTTAGTAGCCAACGAAGATGAGTCTTCAGAAAGAGAATGTATTGTAAGCTAA